A region of the Osmia lignaria lignaria isolate PbOS001 chromosome 5, iyOsmLign1, whole genome shotgun sequence genome:
AAATAGGTCAGCCACCTAGAGATTACGTTTACGGCATCGGAAATGATTGCGCTCTGTGAAAATAGACTTTCCCTCCCTCTCCGTTTCCTTTCTTCCCCGTTGTCCCGTTCTCGCTCCGGTTTTCTTAGTCGGCGCGAGATCAAACGCAAAAGGGGTGCTTTCATTTTCTCCGTTCGGGTCAGTTTTCTCGGCAAGGTAGTCTCCGTGGCACGACGTTCTCTTTTCGAGCCTTCTGGTAATGTAAGAACGAGCGACGTGTAACCATAAAGGAAATTCTACCCGAGTAATCTTCTCGAGAACGCTGCAGCTTCTGTCGTTAAAGAAGCGAGATACTAAAGAAAGATTCGGTTCGATCGGGGATCGCGGAAAGGAAAATTCATTTCAGATTCGTCAAAGTTACAAAGTTCGCCACTCGGAGCACCGCTGAATTCCCTGTTTTCTGAATTCACGGGAAGGTGACTGAACATTCCTTCGGCATTTAATCCCGCTGCGTTCGTCGCGCGGTTTGCGAACCACGCGCGCTCAGTCAATTCCCTCTCGAAGCATTCGAGACTCTCGACTCTATGTTAAAGGGGTGAAAAACAGAGACAGAACACGCTGCGGCAGCGATCATCGCTTTGCCCTTTTCCTCCATCCGTGCGCCCGATTTCCCAACCCTTTCCTCCCTTATCCGTCAGCACGACAGAAAAAATACACAGAAATCGAATGCACGGCTAACTTTTCGACAATCCCGTCGCGTATGCGATTCTACCGAGATTCCGTTTTTCCCGGATGTCAGACAGACCAGCCATTATCTCTTAACGATGTTTGCACAACTCTCGCCGCGAAATTTTCCGAGATAATTAACGTCGGCGCCACCATTCATTAACGAAACCCCGGTAACGCGGCCCCCGCTATCTTTCGAAGCCGATAGACGAGGTATCCTTCTTCCGCTCGTTTGCTCCTATCCTTGGAGAATAAATATCGAGGGATCGACCTGTTGGTCGTGTGCTCGATAAGCGAGAAATGTGCATCGTTGTCTGAGAAAGAGGTAACAGTTAACCCGTACGAGGGGTTCTCAAGGACCTTGAGAGCTAAGGGGAGTTTCATCTACGGAGGGAGGGAGAGGGATACTCGTAAAGGCACTAGAATTATCACGGTACGCTAGCCCTCCTCTGTTCCGGCTCTTTTGTATCGTTCACGATTGTCGTCGGTAGACGCAACTACGCAATCATATTCGTGGTGGTGAGCTTTGTCGTTCCTTCAACCGGCAAACGCATCGAGATCCTCGCGGTTCGAAACGGAAAGAAACTCGAAACGTGACTTCTCTCGAACAATTTCACGCGTCCCTATTTTCCTTCGCTCCCCTTATCCTCTTGCCCGCCGCTTATCGGCAAACGACTTTTAACCGAGCTTCGTATTCGTTCCCTGTACGTCTCTTAtctcgaaagaggaaaagaacgCGAGTTCGACGAGTTTTCcttaaaaaaaggaacaaatttCTTTGGCTAATTCGTTCGACCTTTTCATTTGTTTCAGGTAACTCTCAGTAACCGTCAAACATGCCAAAGCTTCGCGTCGAGCGTTCTGAACAAACTCGTTCGAATCAGTAATACGTTCGAAAGGGAAGGAAGCAGAATAATACTCGGTAATTAGAATACTTGACGCGTTCATGCATTCCCGTGCGTGCGCCAGTCGATTGTCCGATGTTAATTGATCTTTGCACGCGCCGCGTTCCCTTCCTCGAGTTCGATCGGCGAATCTGCTCCCAGAGGAGCGTAAAACTCGAGGCTTTACAGTGGCGTGTTCGCGGAGGGTCGAAGGGCGCGAGGGCGTAGCCGAAGGGTTCGAGCGAAGCCCATCGAGCTGCCGAGTTTTGCGAGCCAGCCAAGGGTATTCCGGTTTAATTGCTCGAGCACGATTCGATCTACTCCATTCGATCGATTCTACTTTTTCTCTAAAAAAAGGATTTATCAATTCAGCAATTTCCCAGGGCCGAATAAAACTGTATTTCGTGGTGAAATTGCATCAAAGCGCTTGCAAAATACgcgaagaaggaagagaaaaagcACGGGCGTAGATGTTTTAACCCCGCGGGCAACGGTGTATAAAGAGGGGGAAAGGGTATATCCGGTGGGAGCAAGGAAAACGTGGAAAAGGGAACAAAGTGTCCCAAGAGGCCGAGTGGCCTGACAGATATAAAACGTGGAAACGACGTCGAGTTAGAAGACAACGACTCCCTCTTTAACCGTGCAACAACCCGTTGAAAATGGCGACGattctcttttttaattataatacatgGACTTCTTTCCCAGGAGCAAGATGTCAATGACGGGAAGCTTGATGGGCTACGAGAACAACAACGAAGTGAATCAAGCGAAATGTAAGAAACCGTTGAAACCGCTTCCGATAGTGTCCAGCATAAGCTCGAGCGGTGTTTCGAGCACCGCGAAAGCGAGGAAGCCACGAAGATCGAGCAGACAGAGTTCCTGTATACGAGGCCACGTGAACAACCTGTGGTCCGTTTGGTACGGCATTTTAGCGGTCGCGTTTCAGGCTTACATCGGGCTGAGATACGCGAAACGTTTCGCCGGTGAGTCGAGTATTTCGCCCCTCTTTCATTCCGTTTCGCGAGGAAAATAATTTGGAAAGTTTCGATCGTTGTTACAGCGTACTTGTCGTTACCATGGCCAGCGGACGCACCTCCGCCGAAGGTAGAACTGTACGCGTGTCTGGTGCTGGCCGGTACCGGGGTGGTGCTTCTTCCGGTTCTCCTTGGCGCGGCGTTCCTGAAGCTCGGCAACCTTGCCAACGACGGAGTGAAACTGGGCCGCCACTTGAGCGCGTGCTCCCGCGACCCACCCTCGTCGCTGCTCACCAACAATCTCGACCACAGTAAGTACATCGTCTACCTTTTGTACGATCCGTCGTTCGAACGGTGGTCGCAACGTATGCCGTGTAAAATACTCTGTCCCGAGGGCCGACTGATCCGTCCACGATTCGCTCGCAGGTTTGGCAAATAATTTATGGAGGCACGGAGGTCCCACCGCGGCCTTTCTACACCTTTGCACGGCCATGTGCTTCCTGTTACCCTCGCTGCTCATGGAAGCCAGGCTGATACACGCTGGATTTCTGCCAAAAGGTAATAACGCACGAAACTAACAGCTTCCGTGCTCGAGTGCCGTTTTTCAAGTACCATTTTCCTCCCTCTCTCGATTCGTCAAATCGATCATCGGCCGACTGAATTACCAACGCGAGGGAGAATCGAataagtagtacgagtcaatgtGTCGTCGGACGAAATAGAACCGAGACGAGGTAAAAGTATTTTAGAAAGAAAACTATAAACGTCGTCGGGATGGTCGTTGAAAAACCCTTGCGAAAATAGCCTAAAACGAGGGAACCTAGACTTTTCGGTTCGTTTGTTCGGTGGTACCGGTGTAATTTCTTTGAAAACTGGCtgcctttgaaaaatttcatcccTTAACGAGACGGAGAAAACGGGGGGAAAAACGAGTAAAGGCGTGGACCATCTTTCGACGTTCCGTTGTGGGGTCGGATAGAAAGGTAGCTGGTAACGTCGTTTGGAATATTGAAACAGAGGGAGCAAATATTTTCCTCCGCATCCACTCGGAACGGCAGgggcttttttctaggaaacCACGCATTTTTATCCTCATCTTCGCGGCAAGTTGAACAATGTATGCAATTTGCAAACAGACGCAGTAACCACAGCGTGTCTATCCGGTgttttatttgttgagaaagaaaataaagaagaagggTAACTAATCGGCCTGCCGTTAGGTTCCGAACACTATCGCCACGGTGTAGAGCGACTCGCGCACGTAGAAAGGACGGATGGGGGATGGGATAGGGAAGTAGGGGGAGCGCGGTCGGGATGTAACAGGGCAACTTCGTCCTGACTACGTCCTGGTTCGCGTATTGATCGGCCAGGTGTGTGCATACGGTTTGCCACAGGATTCCTCGTCTCTAGAATCCTTCCTCGAATCGTCTAGCCGGGAGAGAGAAATCTCTCCTTCCCTTCGACAAATTAGTCGTACGCGTAATCTCCGTTACCTTAGTTTTACCGATCGATCAAACCCTTCCGTCGTCCTTTTCTCCAAAGagaaaaattccaaagttaCGAATGAATTTCCTATTTTGCAGAAGCGATATGGCGTACGGATTTGGATTGGCTAGTGATTCACCGGGATCGACTGGTTGTATCGAGCTTCATGAACCCGAACGTGAACCTTAGCATTCTGACCGGTTTCATAACTCCTCAGCCTTTCGTTACCCTGACACCCGACGACGAACCGAACGACGTAATTACCACCTTCTCAGATCTGGATGTCGTCGACAAAACGATCGAAACTAAAAATCGCGAGACTACCAACAATTTTCTCGGCTTGTTTCGACCACCGAGCACCGGCCTACCGCCACCCAACGCGCCAACTTCCAGTCCCAGCACTACTTCCGGTTCGCTCACCAACTCTATCGCCACCTCCTCGATCGATCCATCGACCACGAGGGTGACGAAAACTAGCGCCAGCACGACTAGGTCGTCGACAACGACcgcgacgtcgacgacgatgAAATTCAGGGAAACGGAGGAATCGGAAACGACGATCGCGAGGACGACCTTACCACCCTTGTTCCCTTCGTCTACACCGAGTACTTTGAAGAGCACCACCGTCAAAAATGGATACCCAGCCAGGCGACCCACCCCCAAGACGATTCTTAGGAATAATAATCTAAAGAATAGGTCGAAGACGAAAAATTTCACGAGACCTTCGACGACGATCAGACCGAGCAGAACGACCGTCGTCTCCGCTGGAAACATGACGGCTCAGAGTATGTCCCTGACGATGAACAGTCTGGCTGATTTGGATCATCCGGAGAAATTGAACCTCGAATTTCAACCCGGTAAgatttttaccattttcattcttcttctgTTACCTCGTCTAATTATAAGGTCTTCCCTTCTGATTTCTCTGTTCTCAGCCGAATCTTACGGACCCATCACCTTGGAGTACCTGAATTACGCGATCGCTCTTGGCGTGTACTCCGTCAGGTATCCCGCGGTGTTCTGGTCGTGCAACAAAGCATTGGGCACCATTTTCAGTTTTCAATTGGTCATTAATTCCGCCCAGAGCTTGCTAGCTTACGTTGGGATGTCTGTTCTTTACAAGGTAAGCAACTTCGATAGAGAAAAAGGTGAGACATCCATTCACGCTATTGTATTTTAGGTTCAAGTTATGGGACCTTTGAAAGTGTTGCCTGTTCTTCGGCAACAGTATCGGACGATTTCGACCAGCAGCAGTATATCAACGATATTCGGAGACtcttactttttattaaatCCACATGTCACTCTGGTACTTTTCGCTCTGTCTTCTCTGTTGGTACTGTGTTCGAGCATGGTGATGTACTTTTATGCTTACGGCAGGTGAGTTTTGCAGTTGTCAGacaattttcaacctcgaaatCCTGACTATTTATGAACTTATCTTATTTTGTCTTCAGATTCACGGCGTTCCTGAACCAGGAACGCGAACGTCGAGTGATCCTGTCGAAGGAGAACCGCGACAAGAACGGCTGGGTTTATTTTATCCATTGCACGGCTCTTTGCGTGTTTCTAGCGATCGCGATATGTAGCGCGCCGTTGTTGTACGATTACAGCGTCGTTTATCGAGGCAGTTTGGACGGTGCCATCTTGGCCTGCATCGTCGCCACCGTTCTCCATTTGTTCCTCTGGCTGGTGATCTGGATCTTCCTCACCATTAAACAACGGTGGACATTCAAATTGAGGGTGACGATCGGTCGCGCGACCGTCAGATCGGCAAGGTCGGTGAAGCTGGTGACCGACGTGGATCTTTTGTCTGCGAGGGACGAAGAGGACGGTACCAGCGCGCCATTGCTGGTGGTCGGTAACGGCAGAACGTACACTATTGCCGACGCCTCCCCGAAGAAGGCCATCATGAGCGTGATACAGAAGGCGGCGATCGAAAGGAAAGCGCGCTCCCAAGGTAACGAACTCTTCACCCAAAGTCCATCGAGAGACCTGTAAAGATCGATTTCTTAATTAGATTTAATCCTCAGGAAACACTGATTCGGTCGACGGAGAATCGACGGTCGACGACGAACAGATCTATTGGTTGAGACCAAAATTACGACCGTCGCCCACCAGGTCGCCGAGCGACGCGAACGGTGTGGCGAACGTGGAAAAGGGTTGGCTGAACAAGAAATTCAAGCCCAAGGTCACCTTTAACGACCTGCCTAGTACGTCAGGCTCGCGGTAACTACCCTCCTCCCTCCTCTTGGTGTCTTTCGATGCGTCTCGCTGTCTGCGTGTCTTCCTGTccgcttctcttctcttctttccttttccacTTCTGTCTCTCTATTTTCACTATAATCGACTCGTTTATCATTCGACTTGTTCGATTCCTTAGGGAATCTCTTGCTTTAGCTACTATCTACTTTTGCCAGGCTTACTACTGCTCTGCCCTCGATTCCTACTTCTAATCTTTCTTTACTTCCATCAATCGTTTGTGCGCTTTGAAATAAAGTATTAAAAGTCGTTGGCTCTTCGAAGTTGATATCAAACAGCAATTGCATtaaggtaattaaaaattaacccCGAAGAGTTAACGTAAGGCCAACTCGCTGTCGCTTATCTCTGTCTGTAATCTTCTGCTTTGGTGATAATATTCAAGGTACTTAGGATCGGTAGTTAAAGATTTCAAATCATCAATGTTAGACCATCACCGTGTTTCTTCACTTTCTCAtctgtctttttttttctatctcgtCCTTTCTGTCCTCGCTAACCACCCCTGTCTGTCTACCTCTGTTTCTTACGTATACTCGTCCCTGTAATCAAACAAAGGAATACCTGTACTCCACTGTCCACAACATTGTAACGTAGTTCCATGTGCGTTTCGTTTTCAGTAATAAGGGAAAAATCCGACGAGGGACCGGTGATGGGGGTCCCGAAGACGACGGAGACTACGCCACGCTACGGGAACTTCCGCTGATGACGTCACTGGATCCGGCCGATGATTCAACGTCAGAGGAGAACAAGGTACTCGATCGTTTCCTGCttctttcttttacttttctttcgtAATCCACGAACTGGTGCTTCCCTCTTGGTCATCGCATCTACGCAAAATATCGTTCAGTTTTAAAATAGGTCTCACAGACCGTATCGTCTAACCCGTTTCGGCTTTTAATCAAAGTTTCTTTTGCTTTTGACAGTGGGGAAGATGGCTGATATCCCGTAGGGACGGTATACCTAAATTTGGAGACGTAAGGCGCACCAAAATGTGTTCtcctgtttgttttttttttctctctttttttctctcgtttgaTTTGAACGCATCGAATTAACgttaacgttaattaattacacGCGTGCGTTTATGTGGGTTTTTTGAATTGCACACTAACATACGTTTAGCGTAGAAAAGTAGAATTTGAAGTACAACTGTTAAACGGAAGCTAATAACACACTACTTTCTTTGACTTTCGCGACCGGATTCGGACGTTGGTGCACGTTcattaattattcgaaattcTCTAAAACTTAAGATACCGAAAACGATTCGACACAAAACCGTCACACGCAACATAGCTTGTCCTGTTTGTTTCTCGTTGTTAGAAAAAAGTGCTGGTACTTCGGTGTCTATAGAACAATAGGTTGACTAGCAACGCTGCACGTGTCATGAAACTCGAATCATACGAGTATTATTTCTTCCTACTTGGCCCTTTTCGCTCTCCCTTTCCCACGTCCTCCCTccgttttattttcatttcccttGGTCCCCGATTTTCAAAGAGGAAAGTCCCTTTTTTACGGTGGGACGAAATTTCGCATTAGGTTGGATAAAAGATTAACCGTTGCAAACGTTTCAACAGCTACTCGAATGCGTGAACGACGACCAGGTGACTTACTACGCGAGCGCAAATCGCGATCTACAACCTTCGGAGGGGGACCCCTCGCCATTGTTGACACCAGACCCTTTGCCCGATCCCACCTCGGAGCCACTTCCACTGCCACCCCCGACTCCAACTTCTGCACCGAGCACCGAAGTTGTTACGACGTCACTAACCGCTAACACCCAGGTACTAACAATCTTCTGGTCTCTGATTCACCCTTGCGCTTTAAATCCTTCTACGAGACACGCGCGTAACAATTAGCGAACGGTAGGTGATGAAGCTAACAGTTAGACTAAAGATAAATGGATCGATAGATTTCTAGAATGGAAGTAAACGGAAAAGTGATGGTTCGTTTCAGACAAACGGAGGGCAAACGCCGCGATGCTTGCGTCGAGCAGACTCGGGGATGCCACACGAAGAACTGACACCACGTTCGGACTCTTCGAACTCTCCGCCGATGGATACCGTGACCGGTTGCGGTGGAACAGGCTCGGTCACCGGGCACAGTAACACCAGTAGCCACAGCGAGACATCTTCGAGCGGTGTGCACAGTAACGCAAGCAACGCGAGCAATGCCAGCAACGGTAGCTGCCAGCGACGAGCGACCAGCGTGGACGATCTAACCGGGGAACAACGGAATTGCGATGATTCGCGAGAACAATGGCGCAGTTGTTCCCTTCAACGAGGCGTACAACCGCCTACCGGTCCCGGTACCGCCACCTTCTTATCGAACACCGGTCGAGCCGGGACCAGTCAAGCCTTCGCTTCGCCGCAGTACGCGAACCACGTGCCATTGTTTGTTAACTCGAACTCGAATTCCAGTTCGAACTCGAGCGCGAATTTAAACGCGAGTGTAAACGCGAACGTGAATGGAAACGCTACCGCCAGCGAGGTGGTGAACGCGACCGGTGGTTGTCCGGCGGTTATCGTGGAAAATCCAAACGAGGCGACCGTGGTTATACGTCGCAAGTTGTCCAGAACGAAGCTGACGGAACCGTTGAATCCTAACGAGGAACCGTTCGGTCGGTCCACCAATATGAGAATGGTGTCTTTCACGGAGAGCAACGATGTCCGCGTGCACACGGCATCCGCGACTCTTCCCCATTACCCGACCCAACCCGCGGTTACCTTCCCTCATTGCTCCACCATGCCTTTGCCTCACGGTTCCCACAGCATGGCAGGTTCGCACATGGCCGGCTCGAGCGGAAGCTGCGGTTCGGTACCGAGACACGCTTTCGTTCCGCCTCAGGTTCACGCGACCGTTCCCGCTCACACCACCCTACCCTCCCATCACAACGGTGTCAGACTTCTGCACCCTACCCCGCAAAGCAACCCTTTCGTCAAGAGATTCCCCCCTGTACAGATGCACGGGCAGCCCTGGGCTCTGCCCGGCGCGCTGCCCGGTCACCACACGTTTCCCCAAGCGCCGCAGAATAACAGCAAGCTGACAGCCGCCGCTCAAATCCGACAGACCGATCGAGACTCGGCCAACTTCTCCATGGCCAGCAGCGGCGACTCTGACACGTGTTTGCCTCATTGAATCGAACGCGCGGACCGTCAGCTTCGTCTATCATTCACCGCTTTTCACTTCCCGCTACCCTATTCTTGCTCTCGCGGTTGCTTTTCGCGACACTCGATCGACGAGAATGCGCGCTTCTTCTCCGGATCTTTCGAAGACTGAAAAGGTTTCCGAAAGGGCTAGGAATTTCGTACCCTTTGCCCGACGCAACCCCCACTACATATCATATCCCTCGCGAATTCAAGCACCAAAGAGAAGAACGTCTGACGCGttacgttttttatttttattaatactaCCGTTCGTCAGCACCCAACTTCTCGGCAGTTCTTCCATATCAACGATCTGTAACGTGGTACAGGTTCGTCAATTGAAAAAGGAACCAAACGGATACGTTTGTGCGTCGACGATCTATATCCTAACGCtaacgtatatacatatatgtatacttatAACCACACGtatttaaagagaaaaaaaaatgtacgagACTCGTCGCAAACATATCTTCCGCGAGTCGACGCTACAACTGTTCGCGCTTCTAACGATACCGTGTAAAGTATCTACCGATCTTTCGACACAATGGAAACCTTTTCGCTCTTCAAAGTTCTACGCGTTACCGTGCTTTCGTTCAAAGTCGCTCAACGGGTAGAACGGATCAAGCGAAGGCGAAGCGATGAGAATTGAAACGTAActtttctttgtaaattttcTTCGGACACCTATTCATCTTatatcgtttcgtttcgtttcgtttcaacgAGACAAGTTTCTCGAGAAATCTATTCGATCTTCGTCGTACGTcctcttaattttatttattttttaatgtatatttatttcTCCTTTCGTTTTGTAAATAGGATTGTCGTTTGAAGTTAAAAAACACGACAAAGAAGGAGAGAAGAGGAAACGAAAGAATGAATAAAGGATAGAGCGTAAGGGTTGGTCGCAAAGCGACCGGTTAACTAGTATTAATCTGTAGGCATGTAAGTTCGCGATGCGATTGGTCGCTGATTGTTAAAAAGCGTTCGAGAAAGAACGGGTTACTGCCATTGATACTCGCGCGGATCTTTGGATCTCCATGATATTCGCTTAATTTCGTCGACTGCCACGTTCTCTCGTCCCGTTCCGCGAGCATTCGAGCGCTCGAAAAGCACCCGCTTTCTTCTCTTGCGATCCACCTCTGCGATTCATCGTCTGCGATATCCAAGCGAAATATCGCCTTTGCGTTTTCTTTCACGTTTGCGTTCGCGTTCTCGGCAATTTTATCTTCTAGACGGGATCGAAGGATACACGATCGGTAGGAGGAGATGCGCGGACGAACGATAACGTTCGCCACCTTAACGACGACTAAggaatcgaaaaagaaaaaaaaaagaaaacgaatctGTACAATATCGACGCAACGAGGATATTCTGTTCGTCGCGTGTATATCGAAAACGACCGTTCTTCCTTCCAAGATATAATGCGGATAACGAGTTGTATTCGCGCGTACAAAGTGTTTCTAAATCGCGTTAGACAAGAGGCGACGCTGTTCTTAAGGTAATGCACCAATTAGCGAAAGTCAGATTCGTCGATAGAAAGCAATTAGCAGTTTAGACTTCTttacgtttctttctttttatctaaCGTGATCGCCTCTGAACAATACGTAGACGTCTGAAGGCGTTTCGAACTAAACGGAGCTCAAGCAAAtgcaaaaaatttatttttcactacCTTGCGGTCGTTTCGGACGGAGAAAATCGAAACACATTAACCCGGTGCGTACAAATGCGTTTCCCGTAGTATTTCCTAAAACAAAGACGGAATCGAGATCGCGATTCGCTGGAGCATCGAACGAAACCGAACTTGTACAGCTGTCTTTTTATACGTGATCGTGCTCGTAGGAATTTAAATCGTATTTTTTACGCACTTTTTCGAAACGGACTCGGAATTCGAAACGTTCCCGTCGGATGTATCTCGTAGATCGGTTAGATTGTTAGACAATCCGGTCCGTTTTCGCTTTCGAAACAAGACGGATACCCGCAGCTTTCTCGAATTTTTCCTGTTTCCGATCGATTAACCGAATATATCGGCGATCGATCGGAACCCGCTACCGACGTAGCCTTATGGCTTTCGCGTTTCCGATCCGTCGGGACGGCTGTCGTCCTACCGACAGCTAGGATCGGAAGAGGAAAGCACGTTTCGGCCTCGCAGACGCCAACAGAATCGAACGCTTTTTCTATCGCAAGGAAACCTTCCTTTCCTCGATGCGAGCCAAACGAACACAGATATCCTTCAtagatattttcttattttttcacGAACGAATTAGCCCTCGTGGAAGTAGTAGGACCGCGTGTAAGATATCGTCGCGAATAGTAGAAAAATCGGTGAAAGGAGTTTAGCGAACACGGAGTTGCTCGAACTTCGTAAAATCTTTGTTTGATGAGCGGAGAAATGCTTGAAACTTTTTATAATCCCCATACCTCGTCCTCGGTAGGATCGGTTAGACAAATTTCTCCTCCGACAAATCGGAAAAGATTCAAATCTATTCTTCTAGGATCAGAAAGCATCGATACGGGTGCAGTTAAAGCTTTATGGTGTCGAGTTTCTCGATCGAAAGCTTAAGTGAACCTGCAAACGATAAAGCTTTCactgtatttgaaaatatttttccacgcgAACACATTCGTACACGCGCCCAATCTAAACGCCTTCTTCTGAATGTGTCGATACGATATAAAACGCGCGATCGCGTTAATCTCGGTTTCGTCTTTGTGGGACAGATTATACCTAAGCGTAATTGTAAGAAAAGAAAACGCGTCGACGATCGAgtagataattaataaaaagggAACGAAACGACGATCGCGTTGCGATCGATGGAAAACAT
Encoded here:
- the tinc gene encoding transmembrane protein tincar isoform X4, producing the protein MSMTGSLMGYENNNEVNQAKCKKPLKPLPIVSSISSSGVSSTAKARKPRRSSRQSSCIRGHVNNLWSVWYGILAVAFQAYIGLRYAKRFAAYLSLPWPADAPPPKVELYACLVLAGTGVVLLPVLLGAAFLKLGNLANDGVKLGRHLSACSRDPPSSLLTNNLDHSLANNLWRHGGPTAAFLHLCTAMCFLLPSLLMEARLIHAGFLPKEAIWRTDLDWLVIHRDRLVVSSFMNPNVNLSILTGFITPQPFVTLTPDDEPNDVITTFSDLDVVDKTIETKNRETTNNFLGLFRPPSTGLPPPNAPTSSPSTTSGSLTNSIATSSIDPSTTRVTKTSASTTRSSTTTATSTTMKFRETEESETTIARTTLPPLFPSSTPSTLKSTTVKNGYPARRPTPKTILRNNNLKNRSKTKNFTRPSTTIRPSRTTVVSAGNMTAQSMSLTMNSLADLDHPEKLNLEFQPAESYGPITLEYLNYAIALGVYSVRYPAVFWSCNKALGTIFSFQLVINSAQSLLAYVGMSVLYKVQVMGPLKVLPVLRQQYRTISTSSSISTIFGDSYFLLNPHVTLVLFALSSLLVLCSSMVMYFYAYGRFTAFLNQERERRVILSKENRDKNGWVYFIHCTALCVFLAIAICSAPLLYDYSVVYRGSLDGAILACIVATVLHLFLWLVIWIFLTIKQRWTFKLRVTIGRATVRSARSVKLVTDVDLLSARDEEDGTSAPLLVVGNGRTYTIADASPKKAIMSVIQKAAIERKARSQGNTDSVDGESTVDDEQIYWLRPKLRPSPTRSPSDANGVANVEKGWLNKKFKPKVTFNDLPSTSGSRNKGKIRRGTGDGGPEDDGDYATLRELPLMTSLDPADDSTSEENKTNGGQTPRCLRRADSGMPHEELTPRSDSSNSPPMDTVTGCGGTGSVTGHSNTSSHSETSSSGVHSNASNASNASNGSCQRRATSVDDLTGEQRNCDDSREQWRSCSLQRGVQPPTGPGTATFLSNTGRAGTSQAFASPQYANHVPLFVNSNSNSSSNSSANLNASVNANVNGNATASEVVNATGGCPAVIVENPNEATVVIRRKLSRTKLTEPLNPNEEPFGRSTNMRMVSFTESNDVRVHTASATLPHYPTQPAVTFPHCSTMPLPHGSHSMAGSHMAGSSGSCGSVPRHAFVPPQVHATVPAHTTLPSHHNGVRLLHPTPQSNPFVKRFPPVQMHGQPWALPGALPGHHTFPQAPQNNSKLTAAAQIRQTDRDSANFSMASSGDSDTCLPH
- the tinc gene encoding transmembrane protein tincar isoform X2, coding for MSMTGSLMGYENNNEVNQAKCKKPLKPLPIVSSISSSGVSSTAKARKPRRSSRQSSCIRGHVNNLWSVWYGILAVAFQAYIGLRYAKRFAAYLSLPWPADAPPPKVELYACLVLAGTGVVLLPVLLGAAFLKLGNLANDGVKLGRHLSACSRDPPSSLLTNNLDHSLANNLWRHGGPTAAFLHLCTAMCFLLPSLLMEARLIHAGFLPKEAIWRTDLDWLVIHRDRLVVSSFMNPNVNLSILTGFITPQPFVTLTPDDEPNDVITTFSDLDVVDKTIETKNRETTNNFLGLFRPPSTGLPPPNAPTSSPSTTSGSLTNSIATSSIDPSTTRVTKTSASTTRSSTTTATSTTMKFRETEESETTIARTTLPPLFPSSTPSTLKSTTVKNGYPARRPTPKTILRNNNLKNRSKTKNFTRPSTTIRPSRTTVVSAGNMTAQSMSLTMNSLADLDHPEKLNLEFQPAESYGPITLEYLNYAIALGVYSVRYPAVFWSCNKALGTIFSFQLVINSAQSLLAYVGMSVLYKVQVMGPLKVLPVLRQQYRTISTSSSISTIFGDSYFLLNPHVTLVLFALSSLLVLCSSMVMYFYAYGRFTAFLNQERERRVILSKENRDKNGWVYFIHCTALCVFLAIAICSAPLLYDYSVVYRGSLDGAILACIVATVLHLFLWLVIWIFLTIKQRWTFKLRVTIGRATVRSARSVKLVTDVDLLSARDEEDGTSAPLLVVGNGRTYTIADASPKKAIMSVIQKAAIERKARSQGNTDSVDGESTVDDEQIYWLRPKLRPSPTRSPSDANGVANVEKGWLNKKFKPKVTFNDLPSTSGSRNKGKIRRGTGDGGPEDDGDYATLRELPLMTSLDPADDSTSEENKLLECVNDDQVTYYASANRDLQPSEGDPSPLLTPDPLPDPTSEPLPLPPPTPTSAPSTEVVTTSLTANTQTNGGQTPRCLRRADSGMPHEELTPRSDSSNSPPMDTVTGCGGTGSVTGHSNTSSHSETSSSGVHSNASNASNASNGSCQRRATSVDDLTGEQRNCDDSREQWRSCSLQRGVQPPTGPGTATFLSNTGRAGTSQAFASPQYANHVPLFVNSNSNSSSNSSANLNASVNANVNGNATASEVVNATGGCPAVIVENPNEATVVIRRKLSRTKLTEPLNPNEEPFGRSTNMRMVSFTESNDVRVHTASATLPHYPTQPAVTFPHCSTMPLPHGSHSMAGSHMAGSSGSCGSVPRHAFVPPQVHATVPAHTTLPSHHNGVRLLHPTPQSNPFVKRFPPVQMHGQPWALPGALPGHHTFPQAPQNNSKLTAAAQIRQTDRDSANFSMASSGDSDTCLPH